A region of Cucumis melo cultivar AY chromosome 2, USDA_Cmelo_AY_1.0, whole genome shotgun sequence DNA encodes the following proteins:
- the LOC103492272 gene encoding protein OXIDATIVE STRESS 3-like, translating to MEKLQENELAQHHGYVMEDYESSSSMEELSRSINSEECSSLEMVEDASSSLSSSSSNGPLFELTELMVHLPMKRGLSKYYDGKSESFTSLASVERLEDLAKRVSPITKKFKSCKSFDAHKSIVPRAAIAKKSSRSRGKSSLICGSRATISVNGQ from the exons ATGGAAAAATTGCAAGAAAATGAATTAGCTCAACATCATGGCTATGTCATGGAAGATTATGAGTCGTCTTCTTCAATGGAGGAGCTTAGTCGTTCTATAAATTCAGAAGAATGTTCTTCATTAGAAATGGTGGAAGATGCAAGTTCTTCGTTATCGTCATCTTCTTCAAATGGGCCTTTGTTTGAATTAACAGAGCTAATGGTTCATCTTCCTATGAA gAGAGGATTGTCTAAATATTATGATGGTAAATCTGAATCTTTTACATCTTTAGCAAGTGTTGAAAGATTAGAAGATTTGGCCAAAAGGGTGTCTCCAATTACAAAAAAGTTCAAATCTTGTAAGAGTTTTGATGCTCATAAATCCATTGTTCCCAGAGCTGCCATAGCCAAGAAAAGTTCGAGATCAAGAGGAAAAAGTAGTTTGATCTGTGGTTCTAGGGCTACAATTTCTGTAAATGGACAGTGA